The genomic stretch GCTCCGAGCGGTCATGATGCAGCAACCCCTTAAGATCCTGGCCGAGACAGAGTGGTTCCGGCTCGGGCCGGGAAACTTTGAGACCAACTTCGCAGAAACATCGAACACCGCTCTGACCACGCTTGCTTCTCTGAACTCGTGGACTGGCGGCTCCTGCGCTATTTTCAAGCAAAGGACCTGGTCTATGACTCGCCCAAGGACACCAGCCCGGCCGAGGCCGCCGAGGACGCGGCCCCCGCCCCCAAGCCGCCAGGCAAGGACCTGCAACTCTGGCAAGAGTATCAGCGCGACCAGATCGCACCATATTTCGGGGCGGTGTTTAATACCGGGTCATGGAACGCTGGCATCGTGGTGCTGAAGGAGGCGCGGGCGATGATCCTGCTGGTGACGATGGACAAGGGTAGCATGTCCGTCGGCAGCCATTACGCAGATCAGTTCGCCAGCCCCACGCGCTTTGTCTGGCAAACCCAGACCAGCACCCGCCGCGATAACATGCGCGGCCGCATCATCTCCGGCGCAGAACCCGGCTGGACGGTACACCTGTTTTTACGCAAATCCAAGCTGCGTGACGGCCGTGCGGCGCCCTTTCGATATGCTGGCCCGGTGCGCTTCGCCGGCTGGGAGGGCGAGGCGCCCATTACTGTGCAGTGGGACCTCGCACAACCGGTACCTAGGCAACTGACAATGTTGTTTGGAATTGCGGAGTGACAACATAAATCAGCGTGTTGCGTGGGGAGCTCAGGTTGAAATCATGGGTAGCTTGGTGGAGTTGGAGGCACTTTGATGGGAAAATTGCAGACGATTGTTCAGAACCACGACATCATGAGTGACGCTGGTTTTTCAAGCGCCCTTAAAGAAGCCCGAACTGTGTCAGAGGGTGAGCTACATTTTGTAGCTGGCTATGATCCTGGGCCACAGTCAAAGCCCTTTCAACACATGATTGCGCTCGCCAAGGCAGAGTTGGGCAGACGGGAAGCCGCAGAGCAACGCAAACTGGTCTGGATATCTGCCGCTTCAGGATTAGCAGGGGTTATTGTCGGGGCGATACTGACGGCAGTCTTAACCTAGCCCCCTACCAATGGTTCCTCCCCGGCCCCATCCGTATACGGGGGGGCGCAGCGCGCCATTTCGCTAGCGCGTGGCTTTTTCACCGGGGAATCCACCTTGAAGCCAGTCTGGCTCGGCTCGAGATAAAAGTGACTCATTATCAAAGCGTTGGCGCGCGAAACCGGTGGCTGATGGGTGGATTTTACTATTTTAGTCAAGAATCCACCTTAGCCAAAATCCAGCCAGGCTAGCCAGCGTAGGAAGCCTCCCCGGCGGTGGTGCTTTTTCCATTCAGCAGAACATTTAATTGAAACCCGCTCACCCGCCGACCAGCACTGTTGGGCAGCCCAGCACGATTGTTCCGCCATGCGCCGTGGTGTCACCCATTCGCGCCAAGGGCCGCCCCCCCGCAAGAACGGTCGCGCTGCCCTTGGCGATCACATCAGGCGGGCCGACACAGACACACATGCTGCCCAGTCCTGCAGCAGGCAGGCTACCGATCAGAACATTCGGCGCACTGGGCATGACAACAGGCCCACCCACATGCGGTATGATCACGGTGACCATCGGACAGACATGCATGTCGGTTATTCGTGCAGCCAGCATCAGCGATCTTCCTCGGGGTGCAGATGTGGCCAAAACCCGTCAGCGACACGCCGTGCAAGCGCGTCGATAGATTGTGTCGGGGCGGCCCGATCTTCTGCGCGATCAGGCAAGCAGAGTGCGGTGGCCCCAAACACGGCCTTTGCATGCAGCCACATCGGCGGCAACACTTCGGGCAGATCGCCAGCAACGATGCTGCCTGACCCGCACCAGCCCACAGCAAGGCAAAGCCAGCCCACCGGACCTTCATTCCCAAGCTTGTCGGCCATCGCCATGCAATCGCGGCGGCGCGTTTCGCTCGGATCGCGCAGCCAGGCAGTCACCTGGTCGAGCGCGTGGATTTCATCAGCCGTCTGCGCCGGGCAAAGCGTCACGATCACCGCCAAAGACCAGCAAATCCCCTCGCGGGGTGGGACCGCATGTGCAAAAAACCGGATATAATCGACGATTGTCTCGGGCGTGGCCAAGGCGTCAAGCACCGCTGCGGGCGTCATCGCAGGGTCCAGCCCATCATCCGTCTGGGCGGCAAACCCGGCCCGCGTCAGTATTTCGCCACTGGTGCTATGGGGTATTTTCTTGAACATGCTGCGCCCTAGTTGATCTGCACGATACCGCCCTTGACCGTGGTCATCCCACTGGCCTGAAGCGTTAACATACCCCCCGCCTTGACAGTCGTCATAGCGCTGCCCTCTGCGGTCAATTGCAGCCCCTTGAGGCTAAGTGGTCCAGATGCCTGGACATTGCCGCTGCCGCCCGAAAGCTTGAACTTCCCGCTGCCTTTCGCATCCAGTGACGCCGCATCGATCTTGACCGTGCTGGCCTTGATTGTGATGCCAGAGGCCGTCAGCTCGACCTGCGAGGATCCGACCTTAAGGACAAGGCTGGATTGCGCCTCGAGCGTGATTGTCTTGGCCTTGCAAGTGGCGTCTTTGGCCACATCGATATCCAGCTTGTCGCTATATCCGTGGGTCGCTGCGCCCGTGATTTGGCGGGTCTCGGTCGTGCCGATCTTGGTGGTGGCCGCTTCGGTGACATGCAGATCGAAATCTTTGGCAGCGCGCAAGCTCAGCTTTTCGTGGCCTTGCTTGTCATCGAATTCCAGCTCGTTTGCCAGCTCTTGCGTCAGTTTCGATGTCAAACCCGACCGCGTTCCCCCCGGCTCCATGTAAGGATGCACATGCTTGCCATTATAGAGGCTGCCAGTGATCACAGGAGCATCGGGGTCACCATTCAAGAACCCGACAAGCACTTCCTGGCCCGCGCGCGGCGTGAACAGCGCACCATAGCCGTTTCCGGCCAGCGGCGAGGCGACCCGCAGCCAGCAACTGGTATCTTGCTGCTTGCCCGTCATATCCCACAGGAACCGGATTTTGACCCGGCCTTGCCCATCCTGAACGGCCGTGTCGGCATCGCCTCCCACGACCACGGCGGTGTGGACGCCGGGGATCATCGGCTTGCGAGGGCGCGGGGGCACCGGCCCGGCCGTCCGCGGGCTGGCCTGAAACGACAGATATGCGGTTTTGTCGTTTCCAACACGGTAATCAAGCCGTGAGACGACATAATCGCCCGCGATGTCACTGGCGGTCGAGGAAATCGTCAGCGCCTGCCCAATATAGGCGGCCGGGTGACTGCATTGCCCCGAGATTTCTTCAGCGGCAGACCGCCTCTCAGCGACGCTACGCCGGCGGGCATCCTGTCGCAAATCCCCCGAGGGCGCGACCAGATGCCGGGTTTCACCTGTGGCCTTCATGCCGGGCGACATGCCGACAGGGTCAGGGCCGGTGGCGCTCTGGATAGCCTTGGCGATGTCGTGACTGGTCAAGCCCACCTTGCCAGTTGCGACGCGACTGACCCGCGACAAAGCATCGGCGCGCAACCGATCTGCACGCGGCACCGAGGCATCGGTCAGCGCAATCGCGCCATCCGCCACGGCCGGAAAAGGGCGCGCGCTGTCATGCATGACAAGGACATTGGCGTCATGCCCATCCCCGAAAAAGAATGCAATCCCATCCTCGGCCAACAGCCGTGTGACGAAGGACAGGTCATCCTCGTTATATTGGATGCATATTTCGCGCCGCGGCGGATTCGCCCCGATCCGGACAGGGCTGCGCTGCAAACCGTTGAATGCCAATATATCCGAAAAGATCTCGACACTGCTTTTGTTCTGGTGAACGTGGCAGCGGGTCGAATATGCCAGCAACGCCAGGAAAGGCCGGACAGTCAGCCGGACGTGCCCCCCGTCAGAGGTGGCCGCGCGCTCGTCGCTGATAAGTTCCGCAGCGGTGACCACGCCGCAAAAGCGCCGGGGCGCGATCCCCAATGCGTTTTCTGTCGCAGGCAGCAAGATCTCGGCCTTTTCGCCCAAATGTCCTGCAAGTGGCGCATTTTCATTGGCATAGTCGATCGTATATGTCGGCACGGTGTTGATCGCCTCTGACACGGTCAGGCTGCGCGCCTCGCGTGGCGCAGTCCGGCCAAGGATCAGACGCAGGTTTCTGGGATCAATGGACATGCTGCCCTGCCTCTCTGACCTGGTCGCCAGCCTGCAAAGCGATCGGGGCTGACGTCACCGCGCCTTGCGGGCCACAGAACCGCGCCAATGCATGCAAATCATGCGCCGGTCGGACTAGCCCCCGTCCCCAGATCAGGTCGGGATGGGTCCAGCCGGAACTATAGGGCCGCCGGGCCAAGTCGGCGACCCGGGCGCCGTGATGCGCCGCCATGCCCCAGTCGATCACCCATGCGCGACCCTGACGCAAAAGAACATTGGACGGCTTTAGATCGCAATGCACCACACCGGCATCATGGGCCAAGCGGACGGCGCGGTGCAGGGCCCGGATCGAGCCACCATCCGGATCAAGCCTGGCAAACGGATGCTGGCCGCGCAGATGCGTCATCACCAACCGTGCCCGCCCCCCCAATTCGGCATAGGCGATCAGCCGCGGCGCGACGCCAGTCGGCGCAAGTTTGCGCAGCATCGCGGCTTCATGCGCCAAGGCAGCGACCCGGACGGGACCGGCGGCAAACTTAAGGATCACCGACACCCCCTCCAGATCGCAAAGCCAGACATATCGCGCGATCCTGCGATGCTGGCTTAATGCGCCATGGCCGGGCCAGTCTGGAATGGTGATCGTCATGGAAACATCTCCTCTGGCAGGGTCAGGCCAGTGAAGAACGCAGGATCAAAGGGCCTCGCCGACCCTGTGTTGCTGAATTGCAGCGTCGTCTCTAGCCCACCGGATTGAAAGCGCGCCTCGGCGACATTGAGCGAGGGATTGACCGCGCGCTGCCCCGCCTGGGCCAGCCTGAACCATGACCAAGCCCCGCCAGCCGCCTCGTCAAGAACCAGTCGCGACCGGTTGTACAATCGCAACCGAAGGCCGCTATCGGCAAGCCCGGTCATCGGCCAGGCCTGCTGCGACCAGATGACCGGCCCATGGCTATAGCTATGCAGCGTCAGCCCCGAGGTGATGGCCAGGCGGCTCAATCCCGGGTCCATATAGCCAACGCGCAGCTGAAAGGTCAGCCCAGGCTTGCCCTCTCGGAACAGGGCCTGACCCAAGTCATCGGCGCGCATCAGCGCAGATCCGGCCTGCGATGACATTTGCACCCGGCGGAACGGCAGAAAGGTCGCTGCTGGCTGAAGGCTGCCCGCCGGCCCTTCGAACCGCGCGAGATAGGTTTGCCGGAACTTGCGGATGTCGCCGTTGATCGGCTCGAACAGCTGGGTGAATATGTCCAATGACAGATCAGACGGGCTATCGGCATCAAAGGGAAAGCTGCTGGCAATAAGATTGCCATAGGGCAGCCATATCTCAGTGCGCCAGGCCGCATTGATGTAATCCTCGACAAGCGCGATCGCAGCGCGGTCAAGAACAGAGGCAAGCCCAGTGCCGAAATTGCGGATGATATCCAGATCGGATGTGATCGCGAATTGATATAACTTGGCAACCGGGGTCGCCTTGTCACCGGCAGCATATTCCTCGAACAGGAATTTGCCCGTGCCGTTTGCGGCCGTTGTTGCGGCCTCGATCCATTGCGCGACATCGCGGGCATAGGCGACCAGAACATCGAATTCCGTGCGCGCATCCTCGCCCAAGGCGGCAGGTGCAAGATAGGGCCGGAAGGATTGCGCAATCTGCTGCGCCGCACGGCGGCCGCTGGCATCGGACAACTCTGTGCCCGTTTCTGCGTGGGCTGGCGTCGCCGCCCCGTCAAGAGGCGCGGCAGCACCATCTGACGCGCCCGCAGCCGGGGGCTGATCCGCCTGTGCCAGCATCGTATTCTCGCGTAATGAGCGGACCAGACGGGTGACAGGGTTCTCGAATGTATTGCCCAGCGAGGTCATCAGCAACTGCGCCTCGCCCAAGGAGGCAGCATCGCGCAGGCGCAGGTTTTCAACAAAGCTGGTCCAAGAGGCGATGTAATCAGCGGTATAAAGATCCACCACGCGCCTCAGCAGCGTATTGGCCTGCGCGGCATTCATCTCGCCGATCAGCACCTCATAATTGCGGATCTGATCGCGCGTGCGGGCCAACTCTCCTTGTGTGAAAATCTGTTCGAATCCGTCGCGAGTAAAGGCCTTTTGCACGAGGTAGGACTGGGCCGGTCCGGTCGGTTCGAAGACCTCGCCAAAACGTGGTCCGGCGAAAGCGCGCAGATCGACACGCTGGCTTAGCTCTGGATTGCGCAGCATCGTGCGATACAGCATTTCGGCCGTATCCAACCCCCGCAAGGTCCGCGCCACCACCCGGTTCAGCTCTGAATCACGATCCAGCACCTGCGGCTGGTTCAACGCGAACAGATCCGCCAATGTCCCACGGAAAGCGGCGGTGAATTCCGCACCAATCTCGCCTTGATTGGCAAGTTCCGTCAGGAAATGGCCCGTCAGTGTTTCGCCATGCGCAGATTGATCGGTGTGAAATTGCACTTCTGTCAGCGCCAGCGCAAAAAGCGATACGCCGTCTTGCAGGGCATTGAAGGCGAACAGGTCTTTTTCGATGTAATCCTGCAATGCCATCTGAAAGCCACCGACAAGCTCTGCCTCATAGCGCGCGCGATACACATGTTCTTGTGACCAGCTTGCGCGGGGCAAGGCCACGCCCTCGGCCGCGTCATAGGCCGCCAGGCCATTTCGCAGATCACCCAGCAAAAGCACCCGTGGCACAAGCCCGTCCGCGCCCGGATCAATTTCACCAACAGCCGCAAAATAGGTATCGAACCGCGCCTCCATCTGCGCATTCAGCGGCGCGAATGTCTGATGGTCACGATAAGCCGCAACCGCAGCAAAGGCGACAACAGCCGCCAGCAGCAATGTCACCGCGACGCTGCGCAGCCGGCTTTGCCAAAGCGCTGCCTCATTCGGCCTGACGCGGAAGGCTTCGAGATGAAAAGCGTTCGCCACCTGTCCCGCATAGCGTTTTGTCACAACGCTTTCCGGCACACGGCCCGATTCCGCAAGCGCTGCGGGCAAGCCGAAAAACCGCTGTGCCGAAAGCTGCGCCAGCGGATCAACGATGCGCTCGGTCGGCGCAGTCCCCAGGAAAAACACGCTATGGATACGCAAGGGGCGCGTGCGTGGCGGCATCGCGGCTGTCACCTCGCGGAAGGCCGGGCGCAACCGGGCCAGCAATAGGCCCAATTGCAAAGGCGCCGTGACGAGGGCGCTACAGAATGCAGGTGCAAGCTGCTTTTGCAGCGCAACAAGACGCGCCGCATCAAAGCGCGCGGCCATATCCGCGAAAAGGGCGTCAATCGCCGTTTCGTTATCCTCGGCGGTCTCGTCAAGAAAACCGCCAAACATGGCCTGCTCGCCGATACCGCCCGTCAAAACCGCCGCCCTGACCAGATCAGGCGCATTTTCCAACCCCACCAAGGACAGATGCACCGGCAGGTCCAGCCGCAAAACCGTGACGGCGTGACTGGCGATCTGGTTGGTCACGCGTCTTTGGCGCGCGCCTTCGGCATCATCGCCCAGACGGGCCAGATCCAGCTCGATATGGATCGCATTCAGCGGCAGTGCGGGATTGTCCTTGCGCAATAGCTGCAAAACGTATCCCAGCTGATCCAGCGACAATGCCGCATCCGCGCCAAGTTCAAACCGATAGGCAACGGCGGTCTGTGCGCTCCAGGTGGATAGGCGAATGCCGTCAGATTCCATCGCGCTGCCAAATGGGGCATAGCCCAGCTCTGCCATGGAACACAGGCCGTTTTCGTGTTCGCGGATGGGGGTGACGAACAGCGCGCGACTGGCCGGTGCGTTGCGGCTGTCCAGCGATCGGGCGCGCGCCCGAAACCCGCGATGCAGCCTTTTCAATCTTGCGCGCAGGACGCGGCGGGCTTCTGCCTCGGGATGGGGCAACCAGATCCGGCGGCGCCAGATCAGCGCCATGCTGGCGACCAGCACCGTGGTCAGGATCAATATGGCGCTGCCAACCCGGACCCACAGACCGCTTGCGATGCCATACCAGGCGACAACGGCCAGAATGCCCGCACCAAGCACGACCACCAAAGCGTAAATCAAAAGCAAAATCCGGTAAAACCGCTCTGTTGTGACACGTTGCTCAGTCATCTGCCCGCCTTTCGGTGGTGCCGGACCCGCTTGAATAGACAAAGATTGCGCCAGCGTCGCGCGACATTGCGGCGCTTTGTTCCAAAAGACCTGCCGTGACCCTATTGGCCTCGACCTGCTGGACCATCGCAGTCAGACCGAACCCCGCAAAGATCACGACCGTTGCAAAGATCATCTTAGAGACAGCGCTGCGTGGCGGTTTTATCGCGCGGGTCCGTGTCGGTGCGCGCCCATAGCGGGCGGGCGATACCTCGGCGCGGTCAAGATCCAGCGCAGTCTCTAGCCGTCCGATCAGCCGATCACGCAGGAAATCATCGCCCGGCTTAAACCGCCCACGATACCCAAGCTTTAAAAAGATATAGACGATCTCGATGAAGGGGCGCAGCGTGCGCGGCTGCATCAAAGCGCGGTCAGCCACCTCATAGAACCGGTCACCGCCATCACGGAACCCAAAGAGATCGGCAACAAGCGTGAGGTTCTCCCAACCTGAATCCCGTCCCCATGGGCTGGTCAGGATAAATTCATCAATGACAATCGCGTATAAAAGACACAGGTTTTCCGCCACCGATGGCGGATAATCCAGCTGAACCACCCGATATTTTAGATCAATGATCGCCCGTCCGATCTCTGCGCGCGTGGTGCCAACCGCGCCGCAATCATCAATCCGGTGCAGCACTGAAACAAGACCCATCAAATCGCTGGATGCCGCGATCAACGCGTTTGATGCCTGTCGGGACGCGCGCAAGGCGGCATCAAGATCACCGATCGCCGATGTCGAAAGCACCCCTGGCCCAGCCAAGCGACCGTCATCTGCCACGATGCGATCGGCGGTCAGGA from Yoonia vestfoldensis encodes the following:
- a CDS encoding DUF3427 domain-containing protein; this translates as MFNTGSWNAGIVVLKEARAMILLVTMDKGSMSVGSHYADQFASPTRFVWQTQTSTRRDNMRGRIISGAEPGWTVHLFLRKSKLRDGRAAPFRYAGPVRFAGWEGEAPITVQWDLAQPVPRQLTMLFGIAE
- the icmH gene encoding type IVB secretion system protein IcmH/DotU, with translation MPRTDTDQDPSTVILTADRIVADDGRLAGPGVLSTSAIGDLDAALRASRQASNALIAASSDLMGLVSVLHRIDDCGAVGTTRAEIGRAIIDLKYRVVQLDYPPSVAENLCLLYAIVIDEFILTSPWGRDSGWENLTLVADLFGFRDGGDRFYEVADRALMQPRTLRPFIEIVYIFLKLGYRGRFKPGDDFLRDRLIGRLETALDLDRAEVSPARYGRAPTRTRAIKPPRSAVSKMIFATVVIFAGFGLTAMVQQVEANRVTAGLLEQSAAMSRDAGAIFVYSSGSGTTERRADD
- a CDS encoding DUF6931 family protein, encoding MFKKIPHSTSGEILTRAGFAAQTDDGLDPAMTPAAVLDALATPETIVDYIRFFAHAVPPREGICWSLAVIVTLCPAQTADEIHALDQVTAWLRDPSETRRRDCMAMADKLGNEGPVGWLCLAVGWCGSGSIVAGDLPEVLPPMWLHAKAVFGATALCLPDRAEDRAAPTQSIDALARRVADGFWPHLHPEEDR
- a CDS encoding ImcF-related family protein, whose amino-acid sequence is MTEQRVTTERFYRILLLIYALVVVLGAGILAVVAWYGIASGLWVRVGSAILILTTVLVASMALIWRRRIWLPHPEAEARRVLRARLKRLHRGFRARARSLDSRNAPASRALFVTPIREHENGLCSMAELGYAPFGSAMESDGIRLSTWSAQTAVAYRFELGADAALSLDQLGYVLQLLRKDNPALPLNAIHIELDLARLGDDAEGARQRRVTNQIASHAVTVLRLDLPVHLSLVGLENAPDLVRAAVLTGGIGEQAMFGGFLDETAEDNETAIDALFADMAARFDAARLVALQKQLAPAFCSALVTAPLQLGLLLARLRPAFREVTAAMPPRTRPLRIHSVFFLGTAPTERIVDPLAQLSAQRFFGLPAALAESGRVPESVVTKRYAGQVANAFHLEAFRVRPNEAALWQSRLRSVAVTLLLAAVVAFAAVAAYRDHQTFAPLNAQMEARFDTYFAAVGEIDPGADGLVPRVLLLGDLRNGLAAYDAAEGVALPRASWSQEHVYRARYEAELVGGFQMALQDYIEKDLFAFNALQDGVSLFALALTEVQFHTDQSAHGETLTGHFLTELANQGEIGAEFTAAFRGTLADLFALNQPQVLDRDSELNRVVARTLRGLDTAEMLYRTMLRNPELSQRVDLRAFAGPRFGEVFEPTGPAQSYLVQKAFTRDGFEQIFTQGELARTRDQIRNYEVLIGEMNAAQANTLLRRVVDLYTADYIASWTSFVENLRLRDAASLGEAQLLMTSLGNTFENPVTRLVRSLRENTMLAQADQPPAAGASDGAAAPLDGAATPAHAETGTELSDASGRRAAQQIAQSFRPYLAPAALGEDARTEFDVLVAYARDVAQWIEAATTAANGTGKFLFEEYAAGDKATPVAKLYQFAITSDLDIIRNFGTGLASVLDRAAIALVEDYINAAWRTEIWLPYGNLIASSFPFDADSPSDLSLDIFTQLFEPINGDIRKFRQTYLARFEGPAGSLQPAATFLPFRRVQMSSQAGSALMRADDLGQALFREGKPGLTFQLRVGYMDPGLSRLAITSGLTLHSYSHGPVIWSQQAWPMTGLADSGLRLRLYNRSRLVLDEAAGGAWSWFRLAQAGQRAVNPSLNVAEARFQSGGLETTLQFSNTGSARPFDPAFFTGLTLPEEMFP
- a CDS encoding phosphotransferase, with product MTITIPDWPGHGALSQHRRIARYVWLCDLEGVSVILKFAAGPVRVAALAHEAAMLRKLAPTGVAPRLIAYAELGGRARLVMTHLRGQHPFARLDPDGGSIRALHRAVRLAHDAGVVHCDLKPSNVLLRQGRAWVIDWGMAAHHGARVADLARRPYSSGWTHPDLIWGRGLVRPAHDLHALARFCGPQGAVTSAPIALQAGDQVREAGQHVH
- a CDS encoding PAAR domain-containing protein — protein: MLAARITDMHVCPMVTVIIPHVGGPVVMPSAPNVLIGSLPAAGLGSMCVCVGPPDVIAKGSATVLAGGRPLARMGDTTAHGGTIVLGCPTVLVGG
- a CDS encoding type VI secretion system Vgr family protein is translated as MSIDPRNLRLILGRTAPREARSLTVSEAINTVPTYTIDYANENAPLAGHLGEKAEILLPATENALGIAPRRFCGVVTAAELISDERAATSDGGHVRLTVRPFLALLAYSTRCHVHQNKSSVEIFSDILAFNGLQRSPVRIGANPPRREICIQYNEDDLSFVTRLLAEDGIAFFFGDGHDANVLVMHDSARPFPAVADGAIALTDASVPRADRLRADALSRVSRVATGKVGLTSHDIAKAIQSATGPDPVGMSPGMKATGETRHLVAPSGDLRQDARRRSVAERRSAAEEISGQCSHPAAYIGQALTISSTASDIAGDYVVSRLDYRVGNDKTAYLSFQASPRTAGPVPPRPRKPMIPGVHTAVVVGGDADTAVQDGQGRVKIRFLWDMTGKQQDTSCWLRVASPLAGNGYGALFTPRAGQEVLVGFLNGDPDAPVITGSLYNGKHVHPYMEPGGTRSGLTSKLTQELANELEFDDKQGHEKLSLRAAKDFDLHVTEAATTKIGTTETRQITGAATHGYSDKLDIDVAKDATCKAKTITLEAQSSLVLKVGSSQVELTASGITIKASTVKIDAASLDAKGSGKFKLSGGSGNVQASGPLSLKGLQLTAEGSAMTTVKAGGMLTLQASGMTTVKGGIVQIN